One segment of Pseudomonas pohangensis DNA contains the following:
- the rpmJ gene encoding 50S ribosomal protein L36, with amino-acid sequence MKVRASVKKMCRNCKIVRREGVVRVICSTEPRHKQRQG; translated from the coding sequence ATGAAAGTTCGTGCATCGGTCAAGAAGATGTGCCGTAACTGCAAGATCGTTCGACGCGAAGGCGTTGTACGCGTGATCTGCAGCACGGAGCCGCGTCACAAGCAGCGCCAAGGCTGA
- the rpsM gene encoding 30S ribosomal protein S13 — protein MARIAGVNIPDNKHTVISLTYIYGVGRTTAQNICAAAGVNPAAKIKDLSDEQVELLRGEVTKLNVEGDLRREINMNVKRLMDLGCYRGLRHRRGLPVRGQRTKTNARTRKGPRKPIRK, from the coding sequence ATGGCCCGTATTGCAGGCGTTAACATTCCGGATAACAAACATACTGTTATCTCGCTGACCTACATCTATGGTGTCGGTCGCACAACAGCGCAGAACATCTGTGCTGCAGCCGGGGTAAACCCGGCGGCAAAAATAAAAGATCTGTCTGACGAGCAGGTCGAACTGCTGCGCGGCGAAGTCACCAAGCTCAATGTTGAAGGTGATTTGCGTCGTGAAATCAACATGAACGTCAAGCGTTTGATGGACTTGGGCTGCTACCGCGGTCTGCGTCATCGTCGTGGCTTGCCCGTTCGTGGTCAGCGTACGAAGACTAACGCGCGTACCCGTAAAGGCCCGCGTAAGCCGATCCGCAAGTAA
- the rpsK gene encoding 30S ribosomal protein S11 — protein sequence MAKPAARPRKKVKKTVVDGIAHVHASFNNTIVTITDRQGNALSWATSGGSGFRGSRKSTPFAAQIAAERAGQAALEYGLKNLDVNVKGPGPGRESAVRALNACGYKIASITDVTPIPHNGCRPSKKRRV from the coding sequence ATGGCTAAGCCAGCTGCTCGTCCCCGTAAGAAAGTTAAAAAAACAGTTGTTGATGGAATTGCACATGTACATGCATCTTTCAATAACACCATTGTGACCATCACTGACCGTCAGGGTAATGCGCTTTCATGGGCTACCTCCGGCGGATCTGGATTCCGTGGTTCCCGTAAAAGCACCCCGTTTGCTGCGCAGATTGCAGCCGAACGTGCCGGTCAAGCTGCGCTGGAATACGGACTCAAGAATCTCGACGTGAACGTCAAAGGCCCTGGTCCAGGGCGTGAATCCGCTGTGCGTGCTTTGAACGCTTGCGGCTACAAGATCGCTAGCATCACCGATGTGACACCCATCCCGCATAACGGATGCCGTCCTTCGAAAAAGCGTCGCGTGTAA
- the rpsD gene encoding 30S ribosomal protein S4 → MARYIGPKCKLSRREGTDLFLKSGVRAIESKCNIEAAPGIHGARRGRLSDYGLQLREKQKVRRIYGVLERQFSGYYKEAARKKGATGENLLQILECRLDNVVYRMGFGATRAESRQLVSHKTISVNGSTVNVPSYQVKPGDVVAVREKSKNQLRIAQALDLCVQRGRVEWVEVDSEKKSGLFKNVPARSDLSADINENLIVELYSK, encoded by the coding sequence ATGGCTCGATACATTGGTCCCAAATGCAAACTGTCCCGTCGCGAAGGCACTGATCTCTTTCTGAAGAGCGGTGTTCGTGCGATTGAGTCCAAGTGCAATATCGAAGCGGCTCCCGGCATCCATGGTGCTCGCCGTGGACGCTTGTCCGATTACGGTTTGCAGTTGCGTGAAAAGCAGAAAGTGCGTCGTATCTACGGAGTTCTTGAGCGTCAGTTCAGTGGTTATTACAAAGAAGCTGCCCGTAAAAAAGGTGCTACTGGCGAGAACCTGCTGCAGATTCTTGAATGCCGTCTGGACAACGTCGTATACCGTATGGGTTTTGGTGCTACTCGCGCAGAATCGCGTCAGTTGGTATCCCACAAAACCATCAGCGTTAACGGCAGTACAGTGAACGTGCCTTCGTATCAGGTTAAGCCTGGTGACGTGGTTGCCGTTCGTGAAAAGTCGAAGAACCAACTACGCATTGCCCAGGCACTTGATTTGTGTGTGCAGCGCGGACGTGTTGAATGGGTCGAAGTAGATTCTGAAAAGAAATCTGGTCTGTTCAAGAACGTGCCGGCTCGTAGCGATTTGTCCGCCGACATCAACGAAAACCTGATTGTCGAGCTCTACTCCAAGTAA
- a CDS encoding DNA-directed RNA polymerase subunit alpha, with amino-acid sequence MQTSVNEFLTPRHIDVQVVSSTRAKITLEPLERGFGHTLGNALRRILLSSMPGCAVVEVEIDGVLHEYSAIEGVQEDVIEILLNLKGLAINLHGRDEVTLSLVKKGSGVVTAADIQLDHDVEIVNPDHVIANLASNGALSMQLKICRGRGYEPADARQSEEDETRSIGRLQLDATFSPVRRIAYVVENARVEQRTNLDKLVIDLETNGTLDPEEAIRRAATILQQQLAAFVDLKGDIQPVAVSQEDEIDPILLRPVDDLELTVRSANCLKAENIYYIGDLIQRTEVELLKTPNLGKKSLTEIKDVLASRGLSLGMRLDNWPPASLKKDDKAIA; translated from the coding sequence ATGCAGACTTCGGTAAATGAGTTCCTGACACCCCGTCATATTGATGTTCAGGTTGTCAGTTCGACCCGCGCCAAGATTACTCTCGAGCCTCTCGAGCGTGGTTTTGGGCATACGCTGGGTAACGCGCTACGGCGCATCCTGCTGTCATCAATGCCCGGCTGCGCAGTAGTCGAAGTAGAGATTGATGGTGTCCTGCACGAGTACAGTGCAATTGAGGGCGTACAAGAGGACGTTATCGAGATTCTGTTGAATCTCAAAGGTCTTGCCATCAATTTGCACGGTCGTGACGAAGTCACTTTGAGCCTGGTCAAAAAAGGTTCTGGTGTAGTCACTGCCGCAGATATCCAGCTGGATCATGATGTCGAGATCGTTAATCCCGATCACGTCATTGCGAATCTTGCCAGTAACGGTGCTCTGAGCATGCAGCTCAAGATTTGCCGTGGCCGTGGCTACGAGCCGGCTGATGCGCGTCAGAGCGAAGAAGACGAAACCCGTAGCATTGGTCGTCTTCAGCTTGATGCAACGTTCAGCCCGGTTCGTCGTATTGCCTATGTTGTCGAGAATGCTCGTGTTGAGCAGCGTACCAACCTCGACAAGCTGGTTATTGATCTGGAAACCAATGGCACTCTGGATCCGGAAGAAGCTATTCGCCGTGCAGCGACCATCCTGCAGCAGCAGCTGGCCGCCTTTGTTGACCTCAAGGGAGACATTCAGCCGGTAGCTGTTTCGCAGGAAGACGAGATCGATCCGATCCTGTTGCGCCCTGTGGATGATCTGGAACTGACTGTGCGTTCGGCTAACTGTCTGAAGGCAGAAAACATCTACTACATCGGTGATTTGATTCAGCGTACCGAAGTTGAGTTGTTGAAGACTCCGAACCTGGGCAAGAAGTCTCTGACTGAGATCAAAGACGTTCTCGCTTCCCGTGGTCTGTCGCTCGGTATGCGCCTGGATAACTGGCCACCGGCAAGTCTGAAGAAGGACGATAAGGCTATCGCCTGA
- the rplQ gene encoding 50S ribosomal protein L17 produces MRHRKSGRHLSRTSSHRKAMFQNMAVSLFEHELIKTTLPKAKELRRVAEPLITLAKEDNVANRRLAFDRTRSKEAVGKLFNDLGKRYATRNGGYLRILKCGFRAGDNAPMAYVELVDRPVTGQVEAAE; encoded by the coding sequence ATGCGTCATCGTAAAAGTGGCCGTCACCTCAGCCGGACCAGCTCGCATCGCAAGGCTATGTTCCAGAACATGGCGGTGTCGTTGTTCGAGCACGAACTGATTAAAACTACTCTGCCAAAAGCCAAAGAGCTGCGTCGCGTTGCTGAGCCGCTGATCACTTTGGCCAAGGAAGATAACGTTGCCAATCGCCGTCTGGCGTTTGACCGGACTCGCTCGAAAGAGGCAGTTGGTAAACTGTTCAACGATCTGGGTAAGCGCTATGCCACCCGCAATGGTGGTTATCTGCGGATTCTGAAGTGTGGCTTCCGCGCAGGCGATAATGCTCCTATGGCTTATGTTGAACTGGTTGACCGTCCCGTCACTGGTCAGGTTGAAGCTGCAGAGTAA